In Sphingobacterium sp. R2, the genomic stretch CCATACCTTTTTCGCCAATCAACATAGAAGTTATCTGATCCTCCTTGTCGTCCATAGTTTTTTTCAATTGAATGGCCTGTTTATTCTTCGTACATCCACAAAGCAATACAAACGATAGAACTGCAAACGAAACTATGCTGATTTTTTTTAAAGCCATACAAACGAAAATGGTTTTTAAAGATACTTACAAATTGTTTTCTAACAATTACCATACCTAAGCCCTTGGCTGATTACTTATAAATCCTAATTACTCGTAGGTCCTTCACTACGAAGCATCCAAATTGAACAAGCATGATGTCCAGAATTCCCTAATGGCTTTTGAAGTAATCTGAAGCCCATGTTTTGATACATTTTTATCGCATTTGAAAACTCGGGAAAGCTCTCAAGATAGATTTTATCGTAGCCTAGACGCTTTGCGCTTTCGATACTTTTATTCATTAACGCTTTACCAAGCCCAATCCCCCTGAACGCTGGATTGAGGTAAAATTTAACGAGCTCTGCGCAGTACGGCGGCAATCCAGCAGTGGGATAAATCCCGCAACAGCCCGCTACTATGCCATCTACCACACCTACCCAGAGCACAGCGCTTTCTTTGCTAAAAAGTGCATATAAATCTGAAGTGGTAGGATCGGAATAAACAGTCCCTTCTTTTGGTGCGTTGTGCTCTTCAAAAACAGCTTTGATCAGATTTGAAAGCGCATCGTTGTCCGATTTTTTTATTTTCCTGATGATTGTATTCTCCATACGCCGATAGTAAATTTATAAAATTGAAATTTTGCTATTGTCCGAAAAACTTTCTAAAAAAACCGGGCTCTTTGGCGTTTGCCCGTGCGATTTTTAAGTTATCTTCTGCGATACGATTATAGCAAAGTCCAAGTGAAATTTCAAGATTTTTCACTGCATCTGTGTAATGTCCGATATCAATCAGCGAAGTACCGATATGTTCATATAGTTCTGCCGCGATGTCATCTGTAATTTCTTTCTGTTCCGGCAGCATGGAGA encodes the following:
- a CDS encoding GNAT family N-acetyltransferase — its product is MENTIIRKIKKSDNDALSNLIKAVFEEHNAPKEGTVYSDPTTSDLYALFSKESAVLWVGVVDGIVAGCCGIYPTAGLPPYCAELVKFYLNPAFRGIGLGKALMNKSIESAKRLGYDKIYLESFPEFSNAIKMYQNMGFRLLQKPLGNSGHHACSIWMLRSEGPTSN